One part of the Sarcophilus harrisii chromosome 5, mSarHar1.11, whole genome shotgun sequence genome encodes these proteins:
- the SUOX gene encoding sulfite oxidase, mitochondrial, producing MLLLQRVAVSGLRVSRFDSYARFVVPKLYPHVFFTSNSSHLQRRTPHFSNGSTPSGYWAAAGALLGVGAVLAYGNHREKAAEESLPMYTKAEVSYHRSLEKRVWVTLGNEVFDVTDFVAIHPGGPSKLMLAAGGPLEPFWALYAVHNQPHVRELLAQYKIGELSPDEEKSSDLVSTDPFANDPPRHPALQINSQKPFNAEPPLELLGESYITPNPLFFTRNHLPVPTLDPTTYQLQVEGPPGGQTLKLSLDDLRRFPKHQVTVTLQCAGNRRSEMAQIKSVKGLNWGAGAISTAQWGGARLRDVLIQAGHSPYGPEAHVCFEGLDFDPTGTAYGASIPLARAMDPESDVLLAYEMNGQPLPPDHGFPVRVVVPGVVGARHVKWLGKVSISSEESPSHWQRRDYKGFSPSVDWDTVDFDSAPAIQELPVQSVITEPREGQTIEPGEVTVKGYAWSGGGRAIIRVDVSLDGGLTWQVATLEGEAQAPRRAWAWRLWHLTASVPPGKKGLNIICKAVDDGYNVQPDTVAPIWNLRGVLSNAWHRVHVQVVP from the exons ATGCTGTTGCTACAAAGAGTTGCTGTCTCTGGTCTTCGAGTTTCCAGGTTTGACAGTTATGCCAG GTTCGTTGTCCCAAAACTGTATCCCCACGTCTTCTTTACCAGCAATTCCTCTCATCTCCAAAGGCGCACACCTCACTTTTCTAATGGCAGCACTCCTTCTGGATACTGGGCAGCTGCAGGGGCTCTCCTGGGCGTTGGGGCTGTACTAGCCTATGGAAACCACAGAGAAAAG GCTGCCGAGGAATCACTACCTATGTACACAAAGGCAGAAGTGAGCTATCATCGAAGCCTTGAGAAGCGGGTTTGGGTAACCCTGGGCAATGAGGTCTTTGACGTCACTGATTTTGTGGCCATACACCCAGGTGGACCATCTAAATTAATGCTTGCTGCAGGGGGACCGCTAGAGCCTTTCTGGGCTCTCTATGCAGTACATAACCAGCCACATGTTCGTGAACTCCTAGCCCAATATAAGATTGGGGAGCTAAGCCCTGATGAGGAAAAATCTTCTGATCTAGTTTCCACTGACCCTTTTGCCAATGATCCCCCAAGACACCCTGCTCTCCAGATCAACAGCCAGAAGCCTTTTAATGCAGAACCACCCCTTGAGCTCTTGGGTGAGAGCTATATCACACCCAATCCTCTCTTTTTCACCCGAAATCACCTGCCAGTACCCACCCTAGACCCTACCACATATCAGCTGCAAGTGGAAGGGCCCCCAGGAGGTCAGACATTGAAACTGTCACTAGATGACCTCCGTCGCTTCCCCAAGCACCAGGTAACAGTCACCCTGCAGTGTGCTGGTAATCGGCGCAGTGAGATGGCCCAAATTAAGTCTGTAAAAGGATTAAACTGGGGAGCAGGAGCTATCAGCACAGCCCAATGGGGTGGTGCTCGGCTCCGAGATGTTCTGATTCAAGCTGGTCATTCACCCTATGGTCCTGAAGCCCATGTATGCTTTGAAGGGCTGGACTTTGATCCCACAGGGACAGCCTATGGAGCCTCCATCCCCCTGGCTCGGGCCATGGACCCTGAAAGTGATGTGCTGCTGGCCTATGAGATGAATGGGCAGCCATTGCCCCCTGACCATGGTTTCCCAGTAAGGGTGGTGGTGCCTGGTGTTGTGGGTGCCCGCCATGTCAAGTGGCTGGGGAAAGTGAGTATCAGTTCTGAGGAAAGCCCTAGTCATTGGCAACGTCGTGATTACAAAGGCTTCAGTCCCTCGGTAGATTGGGACACAGTGGACTTTGACTCTGCTCCAGCCATTCAGGAACTCCCTGTCCAGTCAGTCATTACAGAGCCCAGGGAAGGGCAAACAATAGAGCCAGGGGAGGTAACTGTGAAGGGCTATGCTTGGAGTGGAGGAGGCAGGGCCATAATCAGGGTAGATGTATCTCTGGATGGTGGGCTGACCTGGCAAGTGGCAACTCTGGAGGGGGAGGCACAGGCACCAAGGAGAGCTTGGGCATGGCGGCTGTGGCACCTGACAGCATCAGTGCCTCCTGGGAAGAAGGGACTGAACATTATATGCAAGGCTGTAGATGATGGATACAATGTACAACCCGACACTGTGGCCCCTATCTGGAATCTTCGAGGTGTGCTCAGTAATGCCTGGCACCGTGTCCATGTTCAGGTAGTCCCATAA
- the RAB5B gene encoding ras-related protein Rab-5B, whose translation MTSRGTARPNGQPQASKICQFKLVLLGESAVGKSSLVLRFVKGQFHEYQESTIGAAFLTQSVCLDDTTVKFEIWDTAGQERYHSLAPMYYRGAQAAIVVYDITNQETFARAKTWVKELQRQASPSIVIALAGNKADLANKRMVEYEEAQAYADDNSLLFMETSAKTAMNVNDLFLAIAKKLPKSEPQNMGGTAGRSRGVDLHEQSQQNKSQCCSN comes from the exons ATGACAAGCAGAGGCACAGCTCGGCCCAACGGCCAGCCTCAGGCCAGCAAAATCTGCCAATTCAAACTCGTTCTACTGGGGGAGTCTGCAGTAGGCAAGTCTAGTTTAGTGCTGAGATTCGTCAAGGGGCAATTCCATGAATACCAGGAGAGCACCATTGGAG CTGCCTTCCTCACACAGTCAGTCTGTCTGGATGACACAACAGTCAAGTTTGAAATCTGGGACACAGCAGGACAGGAACGATACCACAGCTTGGCACCTATGTACTACCGGGGTGCCCAGGCTGCTATTGTGGTCTATGATATCACTAACCAG GAAACCTTTGCTCGAGCAAAGACATGGGTGAAAGAACTACAGCGACAGGCCAGTCCCAGCATTGTCATTGCCCTGGCAGGAAACAAGGCTGACTTGGCCAACAAGCGCATGGTGGAATATGAA GAGGCCCAGGCATATGCAGATGATAACAGTTTATTGTTTATGGAGACATCGGCCAAGACAGCCATGAATGTGAATGACCTCTTCTTGGCTATAG CTAAGAAATTGCCCAAGAGTGAACCTCAAAACATGGGGGGTACAGCAGGCCGAAGCCGGGGTGTGGATCTCCATGAGCAGTCGCAGCAGAACAAGAGCCAGTGTTGTAGCAACTGA